CAGAGGGTCGACGGTCGTGCCGGATCTCTGCGCCGCAGGCCCACCATCGGAAAGTGAAAAGTGCTGTCGTCGGGTGATCGCGAGAGCGATTGCCACGAAGCGGAGAACTGCTGGCGCGGGCTAAAAAGTCAAAATGATGGGAAAGAACAGGGCATAAAAAAATCCAGGAGCTTTGGGCCGCCTGGACTGCTTTATCTGCTACGCGCTGAGTGTTATTTAATGCCATATCACTCGCATTTGCCTATGGCGTCGTCGCGTTTTAGATGAAGCAGTCCTGGGCCTTATTTCGCCTGTATGGTCCTGAGAGAACGAGTTGATCTCATTCGGGACACACAGGAGCCATGTGCGGCTGTAGGATCTGTATATGTTTGTTTTCATGTGAAGGTGTGAAAATGAGTGAGGTTATTTGAGGACGCAACAATAAAATTACATAAAATATTGAATAATAAATACTTAAGAAATATTTAATGCACAGCCATGTTCGCATTTCGTCTCTTTCGAGAAAATGAAGCGAAATTTCGGTAGGCACAAAAAAGGCCCGAAAGCTGGGGTGCTTTTCGGGCCGGGTTTGGATGAATTGGGTTTATTGAGAAGTCCTACAGTAGGGTTCTTAATTTATCACGTTCACCACCCGGCCAGATGCACTCGACGCGCGTGTTCATTCCCGTGTGGAATGAGCCAGCGCTCCGTATGAGCTTTTGGTCTAGAGTTCGTGGATTCATGTTATGTGAAAAGGGGAATTGAGATTCTTTGCAGATTGAGATGCGTCAAATGAAAAACAGATTGGCGCATCGATAAGCTTTAGAGATAATGGCGGGGATGAAGCTCAGTATTTTAATTATAAGTCTTGTCGCGCTAGGTATGAGCGGCTGCGGTCCACGCGTTGAGAACGGCGTGACCATAGAAAAGAATGGTTGGTTTGGACTGGACGAGCAATCACGGCAGGTCCCTGAGATGGGTAATCCGGGGTAGGCACTCTGGCATCGTCCGTCTGCTTTATCCGACAGTCGCCGCCGGAGACTTCGAAAGGAATAGATCGGAAAGTCACCTGCCTCGTCTCAATCGAAGAGCGGCGCTCGGAACAGTATTGTTTGAAAATCCTGACCACAGCCAGCGCTTCGACGAAGAGAGAAGAGATCCCCCCAAAAATCTGTGCCCATCTGAGAAATCCATGGTTAAAAGAGTTTCAACCTCGCGCCCGCTTCGCTCGAGGTGCAGAGGCCGCAGAGAAAGTATACAATAAGCATTTACTGAAAAATCATCCCCATCGCACAGTTTCTCCTGATAGCCACGGAGTAAAAAACATGCTGTTTCAACCCCAACAGCGAACCCATACCACCGGCAGGCCATCTCCAGCCGGTGCCCCAATGTTGGCTAACGCCGCCATCGGGGCACTTCAGCGTTCAGGAAAGCGTTTGACTTACACGTAAGATGGTTTGTCGTTGTGAGGATGACAATAACTCTATCGACGAAAGGCCAGATCGTTGTTCCAAGCGAAATTCGTGCTAAACTCGGCTTGGTACCTGGCTGTTGCCTTTCGTGCGAAATCGATGCTGCAGGTAGGATTGTCTTAGATCCGCTGCTTGAAGACCGGAAGGCTGAGGTTGTGGGCTCCGGGGAAGATATCGCGCTTGTTGCTCCTGTAGGTTCACCGGATATGTCGCCGAAATTGGTGAAAGACATACTTTCGGAAATATGAGTCGCAAATCAGTATTGATCGACGTCAACCTGCTACTGGCAGTGGGTTGGAAGAGTCATACTTTTCATCCCGAGGTGAAGGCTTGGCTTGATACGGGTGTCAAGGTTTCGACGTGTGCGATTACTGAGCTCGGCTTTTTGCGCGTGAGTATGAGTCCCGCCTTTCGCGCAGATTTTGCGAGTGCATCATCGGTTTGTTCTGCAATTACTTCCAGATACGCATTCGATTTTCTGCCTTGTGATTTGAGTCCATTAAGTATGGCGAGTGTCAGTCGGCACCAAGACACCACAGATTCTTATTTGGTATCACTCGCCAGTTCTCATGAATTAAAGTTGGCGACATTAGACGATAAGCTGCTATCTGCTGAGTGGGGGAAGGGCATGGCCTACAATCCGATTGCCTAGGGTCTGAACGGGCCGGTGCACTGAACGCTCTCAATGTCACTAAGTTCAGTGCTCATTAGCTCGAAATAGGGTTAAAATTTCCTTTCTGATTTCCAGATGTTTCTGGGAATCGTTGGCCACTCTTTTCCGCGGTTGCGGTGTTCGCGGTTCGTGACGGCCAGGGCGAATCGGGATTTTGTCTTTGAAGATCAGCTCCAAAAGCGCTTGGGTCGACTGGTCCCGTTTCGGTCGGTTCTGATGGATTAAGCTCCTGAACTGTTTGAGCGTATCTATGCTGCCTGTGAAACTGAGCCAGCTCAGTGGGCGCGTTGAGGAGACTATGTGGCGTAGGCGCAAAGTGAATATTAGTTTGGATGGCTGCTGCGCCTCATGAGCTAACGGGGTTTTGATTTATTCAATGAACACAGCCACGTCGATTATACTGCAAATCATTGTAATTCGGATGATGATCGAAGAAGCTCTTAAATCGTTTCATTATCGTTTCAATTTATCCTTTACGTTATCTTCGACCTCAATATATAAAAGAATTGGATCCAGGATTAATTGTTTCAACGAACTCTCTTATGGGTAGCAAAAATTTGCTTAATTTCCTCAAAATCAACGGTCCTACTTTGTCGAGTGAGCTTGTGGACCGGTTGGGGATCAGTCGTGCATCATTGTCTCGCCGCGTGCGAGAAGAGGGGAGTCGCATCGTGAGCATAGGGAAAGCTCGAGCCACTCGGCTTGCTGCTAGAGATGAAGGCTTGTCAGAGGCTGTGGCGCTTTATCAAGTCCAAACAAACGGTGAGGTTCTCTTTGTCGGGGCACTCCATGCTCTTGCAGACGGTGAGCACACGCAGTGGTATTTTGAATCCGAAGGGGGGCAGGAAAGCCTTATGGGAGGCGAGTTTAAACATGGATTATTTCCTGGGTGGCCTTGGTTTCTAGACGATATGCGACCGCAAGGGTTTCTAGGTCGCGCTTTTGGTAAGCGAATGGCAAAGCTTTTTCAGTATCAAGATAGCCCTGATACCTGGAGTGATCTACAGCTTTTGAATGCCCTCAAAGGGTTTGGATGGAACTCGCATGGTAATTTTATTCTTGGCGATGCGAATGCATTGCAGGCGTTTCAAGCACATAAGTTGCGTGTGGCTGATGGCTTTTATAATAAAATTTCTCCTACAACATATCCTCAGCAAGCTCGCAAGGCTCTTGAGGAAGATGAAGCTTACGGCTCTTCTGCTGGAGGTGAACAGCCGAAGTTTACATCGATGGTGTGTGACGAAGAGCACTCTATGCCTCGTTCTGTGATTGTGAAATTCAGTCCAAAAATCGATACACCCGTGGGTAAGCGCTGGGCGGATTTGCTACATTCGGAAGATGTATCTAATCAGGTCCTACGAGAGATTGGATTTTCGGTAGCTGAAACGCGTATTTTTGTATTTGAATCACGCGTATTTTTGGAGTCATTACGTTTTGACCGAGCCGGTGCTTTGGGACGACGCGGCCTTGTGTCGTTACGCTCCTTGGATGCGGCCTACATTGGGACGGGGCAGGGCTCGTGGGCAAAGGTAGCTCGAGTATTACACACAGATGGCTGGATCAGCTCGGGCGACTGCCGACGCATCATTCAGTTACAGTGTTTTGGGGAACTTATCGGAAACTCCGACATGCATTGGGGGAATCTAAGTTTCTTTCTCCCTAAAAATGGTTCATTCCCCCTAGCGCCTGTCTACGATATGTTGCCTATGTTCTTTCGCCCCACAAACACTGGAGAACTCCTAGAGCGCGTCTTCAAGCTTCGTTTGCCGAATCCAGAAGATCAAAATGAATGGTTGGAAATGCACTCACACGCGATGACTTTTTGGCGACGTATTATAGATCATTCAGGAATCAGTAGGGATTTTAAAGCCATCGCAAAAGATGCCCTCGCTGCTGTGAATCGTCTTCCAGGTGTGGTGATGAGTAATAAAGC
The sequence above is drawn from the Opitutales bacterium genome and encodes:
- a CDS encoding AbrB/MazE/SpoVT family DNA-binding domain-containing protein, with the protein product MTITLSTKGQIVVPSEIRAKLGLVPGCCLSCEIDAAGRIVLDPLLEDRKAEVVGSGEDIALVAPVGSPDMSPKLVKDILSEI
- the yjjJ gene encoding type II toxin-antitoxin system HipA family toxin YjjJ, producing the protein MGSKNLLNFLKINGPTLSSELVDRLGISRASLSRRVREEGSRIVSIGKARATRLAARDEGLSEAVALYQVQTNGEVLFVGALHALADGEHTQWYFESEGGQESLMGGEFKHGLFPGWPWFLDDMRPQGFLGRAFGKRMAKLFQYQDSPDTWSDLQLLNALKGFGWNSHGNFILGDANALQAFQAHKLRVADGFYNKISPTTYPQQARKALEEDEAYGSSAGGEQPKFTSMVCDEEHSMPRSVIVKFSPKIDTPVGKRWADLLHSEDVSNQVLREIGFSVAETRIFVFESRVFLESLRFDRAGALGRRGLVSLRSLDAAYIGTGQGSWAKVARVLHTDGWISSGDCRRIIQLQCFGELIGNSDMHWGNLSFFLPKNGSFPLAPVYDMLPMFFRPTNTGELLERVFKLRLPNPEDQNEWLEMHSHAMTFWRRIIDHSGISRDFKAIAKDALAAVNRLPGVVMSNKA